The Geobacillus stearothermophilus ATCC 12980 genome contains a region encoding:
- a CDS encoding IS110-like element ISGka2 family transposase: MDVIYPRCAGLDVHAETIVACALWEEDGHIQKDIQTFSTFSKGLGDLLEWLEEHGVTHVAMESTGVYWKPVFAFLEGYVDLTLANPQRIKNVPGRKTDVSDAEWIAKLLRHGLVEKSFVPPADIRELRDFTRLRKKWVGQLTSEKNRIQKVLESSNVKLGSVLSDLFGVSGKDILARLLEKGYVDKDELDQCLRGRLKKKKQAVYDSLLGTLTEHELRLLRLLWKHVEELEQLIEEVDQHIDRLLEPYREEVDLLMTMPGIKKQTAAVIIAEMGTDMSVFETPERAASWTGLSPGNHESAGKRKSTRTTKGNPHLRSALCEAAWSAARSKTHPLSRKFWSLAARCGKKKALIAIARRMLVIIFCMISRKEPFRQPQLI; the protein is encoded by the coding sequence ATGGATGTCATCTATCCTCGCTGCGCAGGATTGGATGTTCATGCCGAAACCATCGTCGCCTGCGCGCTATGGGAAGAAGATGGACACATTCAAAAGGACATTCAAACCTTCTCCACGTTCTCGAAGGGACTTGGCGACCTGCTTGAGTGGCTCGAAGAACATGGCGTTACCCATGTCGCCATGGAATCCACCGGCGTGTATTGGAAACCGGTCTTCGCCTTCCTCGAGGGCTATGTCGACTTGACTTTGGCCAATCCGCAGCGGATCAAAAATGTCCCGGGAAGAAAAACCGATGTCTCTGACGCCGAGTGGATCGCCAAGCTGCTCCGCCATGGACTCGTTGAAAAAAGTTTCGTCCCCCCAGCGGATATTCGCGAATTGCGGGATTTTACCCGCCTCCGCAAAAAGTGGGTCGGACAGCTGACTTCGGAGAAAAACCGGATTCAAAAAGTGCTCGAGTCTTCCAATGTCAAACTGGGCTCCGTCCTCTCCGATCTCTTCGGCGTTTCCGGAAAAGACATCCTCGCCCGGCTGCTTGAGAAGGGATACGTGGACAAGGACGAGTTGGATCAATGCCTGCGCGGAAGGCTCAAAAAGAAAAAGCAAGCGGTGTACGATTCGCTGCTCGGCACCTTGACCGAACACGAGCTCCGTCTCCTTCGTCTCTTGTGGAAACACGTTGAGGAATTGGAGCAGTTAATCGAAGAAGTCGACCAGCACATCGACCGCCTGCTCGAGCCGTATCGGGAGGAAGTGGACTTACTGATGACCATGCCTGGAATCAAAAAACAAACCGCCGCCGTCATCATAGCCGAGATGGGAACCGACATGAGCGTCTTTGAAACGCCGGAACGGGCGGCTTCATGGACTGGATTGTCCCCCGGCAACCATGAAAGCGCCGGAAAGCGAAAGAGCACGCGCACGACAAAAGGCAATCCCCATCTCCGATCGGCGTTATGCGAGGCGGCATGGTCAGCAGCTCGATCCAAGACGCATCCCTTGTCCCGAAAGTTTTGGTCGTTGGCGGCCCGGTGCGGGAAGAAAAAAGCCCTCATCGCCATTGCTCGGCGGATGTTGGTGATCATCTTTTGCATGATCTCCCGCAAAGAGCCGTTCCGCCAACCACAACTTATTTAG